Part of the Streptomyces sp. WMMC500 genome is shown below.
GAAGTCCCTGGAGGACTTCGACTTCGACCACCAGCGCTCGATCAAACGCGAGACCCTCTCCCACCTGGGAACCCTCGACTTCGTCGCCGGGAAAGAGAACGTGATCTTCCTGGGGCCGCCCGGCACCGGCAAAACCCACCTCGCCATCGGCCTGGCCATCAGGGCCTGTCAGGCCGGTCACCGGGTCGCGTTCGCCACCGCCGCCCAGTGGGTCACCCGCCTTGCCGAAGCCCACCAGGCGGGCCGGCTGACCGACGAGCTGACCCGGCTGGGCCGGATCCCGCTGATCGTGGTCGACGAGGTCGGCTACATCCCCTTCGAACCCGAAGCGGCGAACCTGTTCTTCCAGTTCATCTCCGGCCGCTACGAACGCGCCTCCGTGATCGTGACCAGCAACAAACCCTTCGGACGCTGGGGCGAGGTCTTCGGCGACGACACCGTCGCCGCCGCCATGATCGACCGCCTCGTCCACCACGCCGAAGTCATCTCCCTCAAGGGCGACAGCTACCGCATGCGCGGACGCGACCTCGGCCGGGTTCCCACCGCCAACACCAGGGAATGAACAACATCAACTGACGCGACAAGGGTCAATATTCACCCGATGGGCCTGGCCCACGATTCGGCCGTTGCCGACAGCCGGGGGCGGGGAGTGATCCGCTGAACGACCGAGAGGCCGCCTGACCAAAGAGAAGGGAGCAACACCCATGGACGACACCGCGCCAGCCCTCGTCCGTCTGGCCGCTGCGGCGGCCCACCCCGGAAGGTCACCACCATCACAAGCGAGACCACTCCGGCTGACAGGCGCGTCGTGCTCGACTTGGCGGCGCGCCTGCGTCAGCTCTCCGACACAGACCGTGATGCCATCCGCATCGTCCAGAACCCCCAGTTCGACCGCTGGCTACGACAGATCATCGCCACGGGCGGCTGTGCTCGCCCGGTCCACCTCTCCGGCTGGACCACCACAAGCGACGCTGCGACCGGCGAGATCCTCCACCACTACGACACCCGACACGAACCCGGCGAACGGCTGGCCGTCCGCTGCCGCAACCGCCGCTCGACTGTCTGCCGCCCGTGCTCCCGGCTGCACGCGGGCGACACGTACCACCTCGTCCGTGCCGGCCTCCTCGGCGGCAAGAGCGTCCCTCCGTCCGTTCGTGAGCGGCCTCGCCTCTTCATCACCCTGACCGCGCCGTCCTTCGGTGCTGTCCACCATGCTGAGGAACGATGTCGCCCTCGTCGTGGCCGGGGCGAGTGCGAACACGGCCGCCCGCTGAGCTGTGGGACCGTCCACGACTCGGCAGACCCCCTCGTCGGCCAACCGCTCTGCCCGGCCTGCTACGACTACACGGCACACGTCCTCTGGCACGCGCATGCTGGGGAGCTGTGGGACCGCTTCGTCCGCGGAGTCCGACGCCACCTCGCCAGTGCGGCCGGAGTGACACAGTCGCGCTTCCCGGAACACGCACGCCTCTCCTTCGCCCGGGTGGCCGAGTATCAACGGCGGGCCGCTGTCCACATCCACGTCGTCGTGCGGCTGGACGGCCCGGCCGGGCCGGATGACGTGCCTCCCACGTGGGGCACGGTTGAGCGTGTCACGGATGCCGTCCGGGTTTCGGCACGGCAAGTTGTGGTGTGTGCCCCGTACAGCAGAGCCGCGGGAGAGATCGCACTGCGGTGGGGCGGCGAGATCGACGTTCGGCCTCTGTCATCCGACGAGGCGGCCCCGGCCGATGACGCCGTAGCCGCATACGTGGCCAAGTACGTCACTAAGGGAGCGGCCGATGCATGCGCCGGCACCGATTACCGCCTCTCCTCCTGGGACGACATCGACGCGGCCGCGGTAAGCGATCACGTACGTACCCTCATGCGAACCTGCTGGCGTCTCGGCGGACTCCCCGAATTCGAGCCGCTGCGGCTGCGTGCCTGGGCCCACTGCCTCGGTTACAGAGGACACATCCTCACGAAGTCACGTGCCTACTCCACTACGTACGCCTCGCTGCGGGCTGCGTGGACTGAGAGCCAACAGAGTGGCAAGCCGTCCAGCGAGGGGACCGTCACCGATGGCCAATGGCGTTACGTCGGGTCGGGACACACGCCCGGTGCGGCGCTCATCGCGGCAGGTGTCGCGGAAGACCTTGAAGAGTCCCGGCGGCTCCGCGCGGAAGCGCGAATCGAGAGCGAGATCGTGATCGTGGATGACGAGGGGAACGAGGAGCCGTTCGACCCTGCGTCATGGTTCGCATGAGACATGGAAGCCGCCTCTCGCGAGTCGAGGAGGCGGCTTCTACGTGCTCGTATGTGAGAGGTCAGAACTCCTCAGCGAAGTCGTCCTGCTTGATCACCAGACGATCCCGCACGTCCTTGGGGACTCTCAGCTTCAGGTGCACCTTCGGGGCACGCTGCTTCGGGATCTTCGTGCGAGTGACCGCACACTGGATGCCGACGCGCCGGAGGTCCGCACCCATGGCCTCCATGCCTCCCGCTTCCCAGCGCTGACGGAACGTCTGGCCGTTGTGAACCTTGATCCATCGGTCTTCGGTGGTCTGGGGATCGACGGCATCAAGGTCGGCGATCATCTTGTCCAGCGTCTCCTCCGCCTGCTCCCTGGTGAACCGGGTCTTCGTGTACCGGCCGCCCGGCTCCAGCTCCTTCATGTAGTAGGCGATGGATTCCTGCAGCCGCTTGACCTCCTTACGGGCCTCCTCGCCGCGGGCATACTCCCGGACCTGGACGGGCTCGTCCCCGAGGACGCCCAGTACTTCCTTGACGAGTCGGCTGTACACGGCGTCCGGGTCGGGTGCGCCGTGGCCGCCGCTCTTGCACTTCTGGCAGCGGAGGTACTTGTAGTCACCGAACTTGTTCCGGGTGTGGTGCACCGTCATGTTCGACTTGCAGACCGCGCAGATCAGTACGCCGAGGAACTTCGTCGCTCCGCTCGGGGAGCGCTGCGGCTGGTTCTTGGCGTGCTTGTCGAGTGCCGCTTGGAGAGTGTCGAACTCTTCCTCAGTGAAGATCGGCTCCCCGATCCTGATCGGCTTGCCGTCGCGTCCGAGGACCAGCTTGGAGCGGCGGTAACCACCGTTCTTGTCCTCCTCTACCCGGTACCCCATGGTCCCGGGGTTCCGGAGACGACGGGTCAGCGTGGCTACCGTCAGGCCGTCGCTGACGAGTCCCGATCGCTTCATCACATGGACCATGCGGCGACGGGGCACTCCCCGCAGAGCCATCCGTCGCCCCCAGTGCAGGACCCTGTAGGCGGTCTCATCGATGGCCAGCCTGACCCGGCCGTCGTCGTCTTCCACCGTGACGTAGCCGTACGGCGGCTTGCCCACGATCCAGTCCGACTGCGTCTTTGCGTAGTCCCAGAGGCTCGCCACTCGCGTGCTGGTGTTAGCGGCCTCGATCTCGGCCACGCCGCCGATGACCGTCACCATGATCTTCCCGGCCGTGGTGGTCAGGTCGATGGTGTCGTGCTTGGAGACGAGGTTCTTGCCGTACCTCAGCGACCAATTGATCATGGTGTTAAGGTCGCTCAGGTTCCGGATGAAGCGGTCCATCTTCCAGAACAGAAGGGCGTCGAACTCCGGCGTGCGGTTGTTGAGCCAGTCGCCCAACTGCTTCCGCTTCCACGGTGGGACCTTCGTGGCCGACACGTTGAGGTCGCTGGCCACGCCTGCCACTCGATACCCCTTCTCTATGGCAAGGGCGCGTAGGTCCAGCTCCTGACGTACGGGAGAGGTGGTGTCGTCGGTGAAGACCGACAGCCGGACCGAGAGCAAGGCACGTGGGGCGTCAGCCGGGAGCTGGGCCTCCTTCTCCTGCAGCTCGGCGAGGAGGGCTAAGTCGGCCTCGGTCCACTCGGTGTCTACGGAGTAGGCCGCCCGCTCGGCTGCGGTGCGGCGCTTGGTTCGGGTCCCCATGTCGTCGCAGGCTACTGCAGTTTTAAGACTGAGTCCATGTGTCCGCAGCTCGACACGGAGATCCAGATCGGCCCGACGGGCAGGAAGCTGCTCCCGCTGACGGTGAAGAAGCCGTAGGCGGCGGCCACGGTGGCGGAGGGGGATGCCGTCGGCCGGATGGCTGAGGTGCCGGCCGACGTGGGCCGGGACGAGCCGTCGCCGGGTCCTGCGAGGGCTCGTCATTCTGCGCCACTGCCGGCGGTCGGCGACGCAAAGCGAGGCGATGGGCAGGGGATGACCCCTGGGCCCTGTCGAACGACCGCCGGGTCTCAGCGGCTGAGAATCTGCCACAGTTTCAAGGTTTTTCCGCTGTGAAACAGTGACCAGCCAGGTGCGGCGCGGCGTCCGGGCCCCCGCCCGCGGGCGCCCACCAGGCAGGTGCGCACGCCACTGCGGCCTCGACGAGATCCTCTCGCGTGACGTCCGGATCGCCGAGCCATGCCTTGACGGCGCCGGCGAAGCCGTGTGCCAGGAACTGGGCGACCACCTGGTGTCCGGTTTCGGGAGTGCCGGGGATTGCCTGTCTGGTGCAGCGCGCCAGGTAGGCCAGGGCGTAGTTGTCGAAATGGTCCACCAGCGCGGTGTAGATTCCGCGGTCTGCGGGATCGCCGAGGGACTGCCGGTAGAGGTCCGCGTACCGCTCGACATGGTCGGCGACCTCGCCGACGGCCAGGCGCAGGAGGTCCTGATCGGCCCAGCCCTCGGCGCGATGTCGGTCCTCGAGCCGGTGTCCGGTCTCCAGATCGGCGTAGAGCACCTCGATGAGCGGGTCGAGGACGGTGCTGTAGCGGTTGTAGAAGGTGGCTCGGGTGACACCCGCACGCTTCGTCAGCTCGGCCACCGTGATCCGGGAGACGGGCCGTTCTGAGGCGAGTTCCACGGCGGCGCGCTGCAGGGCGCCGACGGTGCGCATGATGCGGGGATCGGTCCGATCGCTCACCAGGTCTGCCTCCGCCGCGTGTCTCGTTCTCCGTTTGCGCACCCCTGTGACCAGTGCTGTTATTCAAGCGTCCGATAGTTTCACGAAGGAGCCCCTCATGGCCGCCCACGACTCGCTGTCGCCTCAGGAAGCTGCCGACCGTCTTGCCATCCGCGAGCTGATCGACGCGTACGCGCACTGTGCCGACCGCCGGGACGCCAGGGGGCAGATGGCCCTGTTCACCGAGGACACCCGTTTCCTGACCTTCATGGACGCCACCGCGGCCGAGCCGACGCAGGAAACGCACGGGCGGGACTCTCTGGCGCCGGTGTTCGACATCCTCAACACCTACAAGGCCACGACCCACTTCAACGGCCAGAGCACAGTCATCCTCGACGGCGACCGGGCGAGCGGTGAGAGCTACTGCATCGCCCACCACATCTCGTACGGCACGGACGACGAGCGCACGATCATGATCGCGTCCATCCGCTATCTCGACCAGTTCGTCAAGCAGGACGGTGAGTGGTTCTTCGCCGAACGCCGCCTGATGGTCGACTGGACCGAAACCCGCCCCAGCAAGCCCTGAGCGGCGCGGTACGAACACACGCGGTGCCCGTGTCCCACGAGGGCATGCCGGCGAGATGCCCGGCCGAGGCACTCGGCCCGGCCGGTTGCGCACCTACGGAGGAGTCATGGACAAGCGGGAACTGGGCAGTCAGGGGCTGGAGGTGGGCAGCCAGGGCCTCGGCTGCATGGGCATGAGCGCCTATTACGGCGCCACCGACGAGGCGCAGTCGCTGTCCACCATCGACCGCGCCCTCGAACTCGGCGTCACGCTGCTGGACACCGCGGAGAGCTACGGCCCGTTCATCAACGAACAACTGCTCGGCAGGGCCCTGGCCGGGCGCCGGGACACCGCCGCCGTCGCGACCAAGACGGGCATGGAGATCACCGACGACGGCCGGATGGTCGGCCTCAACAGCCGGCCCGAGTACCTGCGCCATGCCCTCGACCGGTCCCTGCGGCACCTCGGCACCGACTATGTCGACCTGTACTACCTGCACCGCATCGACCCGGGCGTGCCGATCGAGGAGTCCATCGGCGCGCTGTCCGAGCTGATCGAGCAGGGCAAGCTGCGCCACATCGGCGTGTGCGAGGCGTCCGTGCAGACGATCCGGCGCGCCCACGCGGTGCACCCGCTGACCGCTGTGCAGACCGAGTACTCCCTCTTCGAGCGCGGGATCGAGCACGACGGGGTGCTCGACACGCTGCGGGAACTGGGGATCGGCCTTGTTGCCTACTCTCCGCTGGGGCGCGGCTTCCTGTCCGGCGCGATCACCAGTCCAGACGACTTCGACGAGGACGACTGGCGCCGCACCGACCCCCGCTTCCAGGGCGCGAACTTCGACCGCAACCTCGAAGTCGTACGCGAGGTCCGCCGCGTCGCCGCAGCCAAGGACGTCAGCCCTTCCCAGATGGCGCTCGCCTGGGTCCAGCACCAGGGCGCGGTGGCCATCCCCGGCACCAAGCGCCGCCGCTACCTGGAGGAGAACGTCGCTGCTACCGAGATCACCCTGACCGCTGACGATGTCACCGCGATCGAGGCGGTCGCCCCGCACGGTGTGGTCACCGGCGACCGCTACGCCCCGGAGGGTATGGGTTTCCTCAACGGCTGAGAGCCGACCGGCGCGGCCCCGGAGGACAGGCAGGCGTCACCGCGACCCGGGTCGACGGTGGTCGAGCGCAGGTCGAGGGCATCGTCCGCTCGTTCAACAAGGCGGTGGATCCCGGCGGTCAGCAGGGTCTGGCGTCGGCCGCGTGTGCCGACGAGGGTGTTCACGGCTGGGTCGCGGCGCTTGCCGTGCCGCGTGTGCGCCCGTGGAGTGTGTCGCTCACGGCGACGGCCACGACGACCAGCACGGCCAGGAAGGACAGGACGAGCGGTTCGGTGACCGTGGCGACGGGGATCAGCAGGCACAGCGCCGCGAGGGCGAGCAGACGTGAGGGGACCCAGAAGCCGGAGACGGTGCGGTGGAAGAGGAGGTGCCCGGCGAGGAAGAGGGCCGGGCCGAGGAGGATGGCCGTTGCGGTCGCCGTGGTCATGGGGTGGCGGGGTCCGGCGATGGTCAGTTCGTCCCCGACCGCGGTGACGATGATGCCGGCGATCATCGGGATGTGCAGAAAGGTGTAGCCGATGCGGCCGATGCGTGCCGGATCGGCGGCGGCCCCGATGGCCCGGGCGCCGAGGCGGGCGGAGCGGTCGAAGTAGATCCACCACAGGGCGACGCTGCCGAGGAAGGCGATGACCAGCGCCCCCAGTGTGGTGGCGCTCGGCCGGTGGCCGGCGAAGGTGGCGCCGGTGACGAGGATGGACTCGCCCAGGGCGATGATCACGAAGAGATGGCAGCGCTCCGCCATGTGGGAGCCGGTGATGGCGCGGTCCTCGGTGCCGGACCTGCCGAGCACGGGCACCCGGAAGCCGACGAGGGGGCCGGTGTTGTCGACGACCACGGCGGCCAGCCACACGAGCTCGCGCGTGCCGCCCGCCGCGTAGCCGCCGGCGATCCACAGCACCGCGGAGGCGGCCATCCAGACGGTGATGCGCTGGAAGGTGCGGCGGAGGGCCCGGTCGCGGCGGCTGAGCCACAGCACGGCGAGGGTGCGGCCGACCTGCATGAGCACGTAGCTTCCCGCGAACCACAGGCCCCGGTCGCCGAAGGCGCCGGGCACGCCGGCCGCGGCGACGAGGCTCACCAGCATCGTCCCGATCAGCACCGCGCGGACCGGCAGGGACCGGGGGTCGAACCAGTTGGTCATCCATGTCGCATACATCCATGCCTGCCACATCGCGAGCAGGATCAGTGCCGCGTGGAAGGCGCCGTGCCGGTTCAGGTCCTCCAGGAGGAGATGGGAGATCTGGGTGACGGCGAAGACGTACACGAGGTCGAAGAAGAGCTCGACGGGCGTGACCGCCGTTGCGTCCTCGGCCCGCTCACGCAGGTAGGGGTTGCCGGCGTCCACGCGCCCGGTCCTTCGCCGGGAGGCTGAGCGGGGATGCCGTGCGCGGCCGGCGTGGGAGCGGTGGCCGGCCGGCGTTCGGCGTGGCGGGTGCGCTCATGCGCCCGACGCGTCCCTCTCCGGGCCGGACCGCCGCGGGGCGGTGATGCGGCGTACGGATTCGAGGAGCGCGGCACGGTGCTCGTCGAGCCGCTCGGCCGACAGGGGCTGTGTGCCCGCCACGGCCCTCAGCGCGGGCGGCGCGTCCAGCCAGCTCTCGGTGATGCGCAGCACCACGGCGAAGAGGTCGACGGCGGGGAGGCTGTCGTCGAGGCGGCCCGCACGCTGGGCGGCGGCCACGGCGTCGACCCTGGTCCGGTAGCTCTCGATCTCGGTCTCGCTCCAGTGGGCGTGCTCGAAGCGGCGCCAGGCCGCCAGCCGGGCCGTCTCGGGGTGGGCGAGCATGTAGTCGAAGCGCGCGGCCGCGAAGGCGACGAGGTCGCCGTCGGTGAGGGGCGTCTCCTTGAGGAGCTGTCCGATCTCGTGCCGCAGCACGGCCTCGAAGAGCGCTTCCTTGTCCCCGAAGTAGACGTACAGCAGGCGCTTGTTGGCGCCTGCGCGCTCCGCGATGCGGTCGATGCGGGCCCCGGCCAGCCCGCGCTCGGCGAACTCCGACGTGGCCGCGGCGAGCAGCACGGCCTTGGTGGCGCGGGAGTTCCGCGGGCGTGGGGGCCGCGGGTGGGTCTCGTCCGACTTCGTAGCCATGAGACCCAGGCTAGCCTAAGTAACCGGCCTTTGACTTATTCGGGCATTCCGGTCTACGGTGTAACCGTTCAGTTAGATGTGGCTGGACGGCACCGGAAAGGACGGCCCGCATGACGACCACCTCCGAGCTCCCGACCTTCACCCTCACCGGCGGTCTGACGCTCACGCGCATGGGATACGGCGCGATGCAGTTGGCCGGTCCCGGCGTCTTCGGCCCGCCCAGGGATCGCGGCCAGGCGGTCGCCGTCCTGCGCGAGGCGGTCGAGCTGGGCATCACCCATATCGACACCGGTGACTTCTACGGCCCCGCCGTCGTCAACGAACTGATCCGCGAGGCCCTGCACCCCTACCCCGACGACCTGCACATCGTCACCAAGGTCGGCGCCCGCCGCGACGACCGGGGCGGCTGGATCCCCTCCCTGGACCCCGCCGACCTCAAGGCCCAGGTCCACGAGAACCTCCGGCACCTCGGCCTGGACGTCCTCGACGTGGTCAACCTGCGCACCGGCTCGCACGAGGGCGTCACCGAGGACTCGATCGCCGACCAGTTCGGCGCCCTGGCCGAGCTGCGCGAGCAGGGCCTCGTTCGCCACCTCGGGCTGAGCGGCGTCTCGGACGCCCAGCTCACCGAGGCGCAGGACATCGCGCCGGTGGTCACCGTGCAGAACCTCTACAACCTCGCCAACCGCGCCGACGACGCCCTGGTCGACCGTTGCGCGCGCGAGGGCATCGCCTTTGCCGCGTTCTTCCCCCTCGGCGGCTTCAGCCCTCTGCAGTCGCAGACCCTCTCCGACGTCGCCGACCGCCTGGGCGCATCGTCCCAGCAGGTCGCCCTGGCCTGGCTGCTGCAGCGCTCGCCGTCGACGGTGCTGATCCCCGGCACCTCTTCCGTCGCCCACCTGCGTGAGAACGTCGCCGCCGTCGACCTCGCCCTGCCCGCGGACGCGATCACGGCACTCGACGCCATCGGCGCCTGAGGAAACCGCCCGTCCGGACCGCGTGAGCAACGCGCCGGACCCGACGTCAAGGACCGCACCATGCCCGACACCACCATCGCGGACCGGCCGGTCATCGGATTCGTAGGTCTCGGCGATCAGGGCGCGCCCCTCGCGCAGGCCATCGCGGACGCCGGATTTCCGCTGCACGCCTGGGCCCGGCGCCCCGCCTCACTCGCCGCCCTCGACGGCAGACCGTACTCCGCGCACGAGACGCTGGCCGACCTGGCCCGCGCCGTCGACGTGGTCGCTCTGTGTCTGCGCGAGGACTCCGACATCCTCGAACTGGTCGAACAGCAAGGGCTGCTGGAGCACATGCGCCCGGGCTCGGTCCTGGTCAACCACGGCACCGGCCTGCCCGCGACCGCGCACCGCCTGCAGAAACTGGCCGGCCCGTCCGGCATTCACATCGTCGACGCGCCGGTCAGCGGCGGCCACGCGGTCGCCGTGGCGCGGGAGCTGACGACCATCGCGGGCGGCGACGACGCGGCCCTCCGGCTGGTCACCCCGGTCTTCGAGAGCTTCTCCAAGCAGGTCATCCATGTCGGGCCGGCCGGTGCGGGCCAGTACGGCAAGTTGTTCAACAACGCCGTCATGATGATGAACCACAAGAACCTGCTGGACGCCCTCGCCGTCGCCCGGGCACTCGACCTCCCCCTCGCCCCGCTCCTGGACGTCCTTCGCTCCGGCTCCGCCGCAAGCTTCGCGCTGTCCGCCTTCGGCCCCTCGATCACCGCGCAGAACGCCGACCACCTGCGCGAGCTGGAACTGATCGACATGGACCTGTTCGCCGCCGCCACCGCCGGGAACGCCGGGGAGGAACGCGACACGGTCGTGGCACGCGCCGCCGCCGGCGCCCGGGGACTTCCCGAACTCACCCGCATGACGGGGAACTGACGCCATGACGCGGGCGACCGGAACCGCCCCCCACCGAGGAAGCACCGTGTCCGACCTCTTCCGCAGTCCCTTTGACCGCCACTCGACCGCCGCGGACGTGATCGCCGGCGTCGACCTCTCGGGCCGGCGTGCCGTGATCACCGGCGCCACGTCCGGCCTCGGTGTGGAGACGGCCCGCGCGCTGGCGGCTGCCGGCGCCGAGGTCACCCTCGCCGTCCGACGCCCCGACGCCGGCGAGGCGGTCGCGGCCGACCTGCGCACCAGGACCGGCAACGACGCCGTTCACGTCGCCCGCGTCGACGTCGCGGACCTGGACTCGGTCCACGCTTTCACCGCCGCCTGGACCGGCCCCCTGCACATCCTCGTCAACAACGCCGGGATCATGATGCTCCCCGAACTGGAGCGCGGCACCGGCGGCCACGAGCAACAGTTCGCCACCAACTACCTGGGACACTTCGCCCTGGCCCGCGGCCTGCACGGCGCGCTTGCCGAGGCCGGTGGGGCACGCGTGGTGACCGTGGCCTCCAGCGGCCACCTCTTCTCCCCGGTCGTCTTCGACGACGTCGACTACCGCTTCCGCCCGTACGACGCGCTGGGCGCGTACGGCCAGTCCAAGACCGCCGAAGTGCTGATGGCGGTCGAGGCGGACCGGCGCTGGGCAGGCGACGGGATCAGGTCGAACGCCCTGCACCCCGGTGCCGTCGCCACCAACCTCCAGCGGCACACCGGCGGGCTGCGGACGCCCGAGCCGTACCGCAAGACCGTCGAGCAGGGCGCGGCCACATCCGTCTTCCTCGCGGCCTCTCCGCTGGTCGCCGACATCGGAGGCCGCTACTTCGAGGACGTCAACGAAGCGCCGCGGGTCACGGAACGGCCCACGGAACCGGGCGTGCCCGGGGTGGCGGCCTACGCACTCGATGGCGCGAACGCCGAGCGCCTGTGGGGGTTCGGTGCCACCGTGCTGAGCCGCCGTCGCTGAGCGTGCGGCATTTCATGGCATTCCCGGGGCGCTTTTCCTTGCTCCCCTGATAATCGCACTATTGGTCCGCACGAGGGACTTGAGCGCGATTGTTCCGCGCGCCGTGTCGTCGGCGCGCCGCCCTCGTTTCGCATGACGAAGGTGGGGATTCGGGAGAACGGCCGTCGCTTCGACGGTGAGGAACTCGCTCCGAAGACTCCGTGGCGGAAAGGATGCCAATTGAAGTACGTCAAGTCTGCCGTGGTCCTGTGCGGTGCCGCTCTGGCGCTCGGCGCGGCGGGCCCGGCGGGCGCAATCGACCCCGGGCTCACCAACCCGGACCTGAGTCTGGACGCCGCGGCCGCGCAGGCCGTGGAGGGTCTGGTGAACCAGCCCACGACCGAACTGGTGCAGCACAACCTGCCGGTCGACGGGCCGGAGGTCCGAGAAGTCACCCGGCCGG
Proteins encoded:
- the istB gene encoding IS21-like element helper ATPase IstB → MTTTSTRDVASELVYLTRALKAPALRDAASRLAERARAEEWGYEEYLAACLQREVAARDAHGAEGRIRTARFPSRKSLEDFDFDHQRSIKRETLSHLGTLDFVAGKENVIFLGPPGTGKTHLAIGLAIRACQAGHRVAFATAAQWVTRLAEAHQAGRLTDELTRLGRIPLIVVDEVGYIPFEPEAANLFFQFISGRYERASVIVTSNKPFGRWGEVFGDDTVAAAMIDRLVHHAEVISLKGDSYRMRGRDLGRVPTANTRE
- a CDS encoding replication initiator; translated protein: MLDLAARLRQLSDTDRDAIRIVQNPQFDRWLRQIIATGGCARPVHLSGWTTTSDAATGEILHHYDTRHEPGERLAVRCRNRRSTVCRPCSRLHAGDTYHLVRAGLLGGKSVPPSVRERPRLFITLTAPSFGAVHHAEERCRPRRGRGECEHGRPLSCGTVHDSADPLVGQPLCPACYDYTAHVLWHAHAGELWDRFVRGVRRHLASAAGVTQSRFPEHARLSFARVAEYQRRAAVHIHVVVRLDGPAGPDDVPPTWGTVERVTDAVRVSARQVVVCAPYSRAAGEIALRWGGEIDVRPLSSDEAAPADDAVAAYVAKYVTKGAADACAGTDYRLSSWDDIDAAAVSDHVRTLMRTCWRLGGLPEFEPLRLRAWAHCLGYRGHILTKSRAYSTTYASLRAAWTESQQSGKPSSEGTVTDGQWRYVGSGHTPGAALIAAGVAEDLEESRRLRAEARIESEIVIVDDEGNEEPFDPASWFA
- a CDS encoding recombinase family protein: MGTRTKRRTAAERAAYSVDTEWTEADLALLAELQEKEAQLPADAPRALLSVRLSVFTDDTTSPVRQELDLRALAIEKGYRVAGVASDLNVSATKVPPWKRKQLGDWLNNRTPEFDALLFWKMDRFIRNLSDLNTMINWSLRYGKNLVSKHDTIDLTTTAGKIMVTVIGGVAEIEAANTSTRVASLWDYAKTQSDWIVGKPPYGYVTVEDDDGRVRLAIDETAYRVLHWGRRMALRGVPRRRMVHVMKRSGLVSDGLTVATLTRRLRNPGTMGYRVEEDKNGGYRRSKLVLGRDGKPIRIGEPIFTEEEFDTLQAALDKHAKNQPQRSPSGATKFLGVLICAVCKSNMTVHHTRNKFGDYKYLRCQKCKSGGHGAPDPDAVYSRLVKEVLGVLGDEPVQVREYARGEEARKEVKRLQESIAYYMKELEPGGRYTKTRFTREQAEETLDKMIADLDAVDPQTTEDRWIKVHNGQTFRQRWEAGGMEAMGADLRRVGIQCAVTRTKIPKQRAPKVHLKLRVPKDVRDRLVIKQDDFAEEF
- a CDS encoding TetR/AcrR family transcriptional regulator produces the protein MSDRTDPRIMRTVGALQRAAVELASERPVSRITVAELTKRAGVTRATFYNRYSTVLDPLIEVLYADLETGHRLEDRHRAEGWADQDLLRLAVGEVADHVERYADLYRQSLGDPADRGIYTALVDHFDNYALAYLARCTRQAIPGTPETGHQVVAQFLAHGFAGAVKAWLGDPDVTREDLVEAAVACAPAWWAPAGGGPDAAPHLAGHCFTAEKP
- a CDS encoding nuclear transport factor 2 family protein; this encodes MAAHDSLSPQEAADRLAIRELIDAYAHCADRRDARGQMALFTEDTRFLTFMDATAAEPTQETHGRDSLAPVFDILNTYKATTHFNGQSTVILDGDRASGESYCIAHHISYGTDDERTIMIASIRYLDQFVKQDGEWFFAERRLMVDWTETRPSKP
- a CDS encoding aldo/keto reductase, with product MDKRELGSQGLEVGSQGLGCMGMSAYYGATDEAQSLSTIDRALELGVTLLDTAESYGPFINEQLLGRALAGRRDTAAVATKTGMEITDDGRMVGLNSRPEYLRHALDRSLRHLGTDYVDLYYLHRIDPGVPIEESIGALSELIEQGKLRHIGVCEASVQTIRRAHAVHPLTAVQTEYSLFERGIEHDGVLDTLRELGIGLVAYSPLGRGFLSGAITSPDDFDEDDWRRTDPRFQGANFDRNLEVVREVRRVAAAKDVSPSQMALAWVQHQGAVAIPGTKRRRYLEENVAATEITLTADDVTAIEAVAPHGVVTGDRYAPEGMGFLNG
- a CDS encoding low temperature requirement protein A, with translation MDAGNPYLRERAEDATAVTPVELFFDLVYVFAVTQISHLLLEDLNRHGAFHAALILLAMWQAWMYATWMTNWFDPRSLPVRAVLIGTMLVSLVAAAGVPGAFGDRGLWFAGSYVLMQVGRTLAVLWLSRRDRALRRTFQRITVWMAASAVLWIAGGYAAGGTRELVWLAAVVVDNTGPLVGFRVPVLGRSGTEDRAITGSHMAERCHLFVIIALGESILVTGATFAGHRPSATTLGALVIAFLGSVALWWIYFDRSARLGARAIGAAADPARIGRIGYTFLHIPMIAGIIVTAVGDELTIAGPRHPMTTATATAILLGPALFLAGHLLFHRTVSGFWVPSRLLALAALCLLIPVATVTEPLVLSFLAVLVVVAVAVSDTLHGRTRGTASAATQP
- a CDS encoding TetR family transcriptional regulator, with product MATKSDETHPRPPRPRNSRATKAVLLAAATSEFAERGLAGARIDRIAERAGANKRLLYVYFGDKEALFEAVLRHEIGQLLKETPLTDGDLVAFAAARFDYMLAHPETARLAAWRRFEHAHWSETEIESYRTRVDAVAAAQRAGRLDDSLPAVDLFAVVLRITESWLDAPPALRAVAGTQPLSAERLDEHRAALLESVRRITAPRRSGPERDASGA
- a CDS encoding oxidoreductase — encoded protein: MTTTSELPTFTLTGGLTLTRMGYGAMQLAGPGVFGPPRDRGQAVAVLREAVELGITHIDTGDFYGPAVVNELIREALHPYPDDLHIVTKVGARRDDRGGWIPSLDPADLKAQVHENLRHLGLDVLDVVNLRTGSHEGVTEDSIADQFGALAELREQGLVRHLGLSGVSDAQLTEAQDIAPVVTVQNLYNLANRADDALVDRCAREGIAFAAFFPLGGFSPLQSQTLSDVADRLGASSQQVALAWLLQRSPSTVLIPGTSSVAHLRENVAAVDLALPADAITALDAIGA
- a CDS encoding NAD(P)-dependent oxidoreductase is translated as MPDTTIADRPVIGFVGLGDQGAPLAQAIADAGFPLHAWARRPASLAALDGRPYSAHETLADLARAVDVVALCLREDSDILELVEQQGLLEHMRPGSVLVNHGTGLPATAHRLQKLAGPSGIHIVDAPVSGGHAVAVARELTTIAGGDDAALRLVTPVFESFSKQVIHVGPAGAGQYGKLFNNAVMMMNHKNLLDALAVARALDLPLAPLLDVLRSGSAASFALSAFGPSITAQNADHLRELELIDMDLFAAATAGNAGEERDTVVARAAAGARGLPELTRMTGN